The Apibacter raozihei DNA segment TACATTAAAGGCTCCTATTTCCAAAGGTGCATTGGGTAAACCTACCAACACAAGAGATCCGTCTACTTTAAGCAGGTTAATGTACTCATTTACGTCATGACTTGCAGATACCGTATCCAGAATCATATCTTGTTTCGGACAATTTTTCATTTGCTCCTTGTCTGTAGATAAAACTACCTCGTCAGCCCCCAGACGCTTTGCATCTTCTGCTTTAGCCTGTGAAGTTGTAAAAACGGTAACCTCAGCACCCATTGCCTTTGCTATTTTAATAGCCATATGCCCCAGACCGCCAATACCAATTATTCCTACATTTTTACCCGGACCTGTTTTCCAATGTTTTAAAGGTGAATAAACTGTAATTCCTGCACAAAGAATGGGCGCTGCACTTGGTAAATCTAGATTTTCGGGAATATGTACTACATAATTTTCATCTACGACGATACTTTCGGAAAATCCTCCATAGGTTATTCCTCCATGTTTTTTATCCGGAGAATTAAATACGACAGTCCAGCCGTTATCACAAAATTGTTCTTCTCCCTCATGACAATGGTCACATTCCCGGCAACTGTCCACAATACAACCTACACCTGCCAAATCACCTACCTTAAACTTGCTTACGCCCTCTCCTACTTTTTTTACTCTCCCGACTATTTCATGCCCGGGTACAACCGGATATAAGGTTCCTCCCCAATCATTATGTACGCTGTGCAGATCGGAATGACAAATACCACAGTACAAAATTTCTATCTCCACGTCTTTTACGTCAACTTCTCTTCGTTCTATTTTCATGCCTTTTAAAGGCTCTATTGATGCTTCTGTTCCAAAAGCTTTTACTTGTTTAGTGTCCATATATTATATTGTTTTAATTCTTTTTTATCATGGTAGAAAACCATTTAATCATTGCCGGATCCCTATGATCAAAAAATAGGCTTTTATGAGTATCCATCGTTTTTATAGCTTCCATATCTTCTCCTGACAGTTCAAAATCAAAAAGCTGGATATTTTCTTTCAGTCGTTCTTTTTTTACGGATTTAGGTATTACCACTACTTCTCGCTGAATTAACCATCTTAATACGACCTGGGCTACAGATTTGTTATATTTATTTGCTATTTTCACAAGAACCGGCTGGGTGAACATATCATTTCTTCCTTCAGCAAATGAGGCCCAGGATTCTATCTGTATACCGTTTTCTTTTAAAAATTCCTGATCACTTATGCGTTGATAAAAAGGATGAGTCTCAATCTGGTTTACTGCAGGAACAACCGTATGATTTACTATTATATCCATTACTCTGTCCGGATGAAAATTACTCACACCTATGGCTTTAATCTTTCCACTTTTATATAATTCTTCCATAGCTCTCCAGGATCCATGAACATCACCATAAGGTTGATGTATTAAATATAAATCCAGATAATCTGTCTGTAATTTATTGATGGATTCTTCAAATGCTTCTTTGGTTTTTTCATATCCGGTATGGGATATCCATAATTTGGTAGTCAGAAATAACTGATTACGTTCAATTCCGCTTTCTTTGATAGCCTGTCCTACTGCTTCTTCGTTATGATATGCAGCTGCTGTATCTATAGAACGGTAACCGGTTTGAAGCGCATCCAGTACAGTATTTTTACATTGTTCGTATTCAGGTATCTGATAAACGCCCAGTCCTAACATAGGCATTTCTATTCCATTATTTAATTGTATTGTTTTCATTGCTGATTAATTTTGATAGGGATATTTTTTAAAAAGTATATTCATCATCGTCTCATCCAAGGCATACATATCCACCAGCTTTAATGATTTAACCATTTTTAGTGTGGATGTCTTGTATTTAATAAAATGCTCAGTTTTCAGATGTTTTTCATACTCAGCTTTATTCGCATAAATTTCAAGTATTCTGAACTGAGTGCTATCTTCTTTCATATATAAGGGAAATATGGAAATAACACCTTTTTCCAACTTTACCGACGCTGCCGATTCTTCTTTCAAAATAATTTTGTACTGAGAAAGGTATTCCGGATAAATTTCCAGTTCAGAAATACGTAATATAGGGTGATCATTATTTTGAGAATATCCTAATGAGCCCATAATTACACTGATTATTAATAGGATTGTTTTCATATAAATTATTTAGGGGGTAAAATTTCATTCAGACAACTTATTGCATTCAAAGCACGGGGGTATCCAATATAAGGAATAAGCTGGGTTATCAAACTGATTAAAACAGCACGGTCGTTTCCCACTTCAACATTACCTAAAATATGACCTTTCATTTGATTTTCTGTCCCTCCCATAGCCAGCAAAAAAGTAAAAGTTGCCATTTCACGCGTTTTTAAATCTAGTCCACCCCGGGACACAAAATCTCCAAAACAATTAGATGATAAAAATCTTTGTATATGGAGTAAGTCAGCAGGAGAATTTTCATACATTTTTTCTATCGTTGCTCCAAAAATTTTCTTTTGCAGAGCCAATCCTTTTTCAAAACGATTTTCACTTACAGTTTCCGCTCGTTTCTCTAAAGGAAGCGGTATTTCCAATTCTTCAAAAATAGTATTGGTTATATAAATATACTCAATAATTTTGGATATTCCTAGATAAGGTACCGCTTGATATAAAATTTCTTTAATTTCAGCTGGTTGAGTATCGGTATTTAAGGCTGCGTGAACAAAATGTTTAAACTCGGTGGGTGAATTGGTTCCCAATGTGGATGCCAGTATCATGAGCACCCGTTTTTTAGTTCCCAGCTTATCATGTTCCAGTATTTCATCAAAAGCAAAATTGGCGACTATTTCTGCAAGTTCTGGATCTGTTTGAAGCATATCCGATTCATAACCAGGCCATAACTCCTCATAATTGATAATTGCTTGTGATGTTATATTTATTTTCTTTTTATTCTTGCTCATTATAAACTAATTATTTACTATTATTAAGTTTAATCAGGCTTACTTATTCCTAAATTCTCATTTACATATAAACCCGGATCATTTATTATACGACTAATAAAATCTGCAATGCTTTTTCTTGATAAAGCGTTTCCTGTTTCGGGTTCACCTTTACGAGTAATTTGGTAATTTATTTCATCTTCATTTGTAAACCAATTGGGACGAAGGATCGTATACTTTAAACCAGAACTTTCAATCAAATCAGTTAATATCCTATAAGGCAATAGTATAGACTTTAATGGTTGATCATAAATACCTATTGAGCTTACAGCTACAATTCGATACACACCTGATGCTTTCATTGCTCTGATACAATTGTTTATCATGGCTTCCAAATCTCCGGAAAGATTTACATATACGATATCCTGACCAATCATTGCTTTTTCGATATCCGGATAATTCATTGCATCGCCTTTGATTAGCGTGCAATTTTCAGTTTCTTTAACTGAAAGTTTTTCAGGATTTCGGGCAAAGAGAGTAATCGTATTAAACTTATCTTTTTTTAAAGCTTGAATGACTGGCCGAGCCAGGCTTCCCGTTGCTCCTATGATTAAAATTTTAGGCATGTTAACGTTACTAAATAAATTATAAATTTGTTATGAAACAGCTTGAAAGGCAAAAGTTGCAAATCACTTACCAACAATCTTCTGAAGATTTTCAGGATAACGTGCTCCTGCAACTGATATTTTAGATGCTGCCTCTTCAATTTTTTGTACATCTCCGGTAGACAATTGAACAGAGACTGCCTCTATATTTTCTTCCAAACGGTGTATTTTGGTTGTTCCCGGAATAGGTACAATCCAAGGTTTTTGTGCCAACAGCCATCCTAAAGCTATTTGTGCCGGGGTTGCATTTTTTTCTTCACCCATACTTTTTAACAAATTTACCATAGCTTGATTAGCTTTCCTGTTTTCTTCTGAAAAACGAGGTACTTTATTCCTGAAATCTGTTGGGTCAAATTGAGTAGATTCACTAATAGCTCCGGTCAAAAAACCTTTACCTAAAGGACTGAAAGGTACAAAACCTATTCCCAGTTCTTCCAGCAATGGAATAATTTCTTCTTCCGGTTCTCTCCACCATAGTGAATACTCACTCTGTAAAGCAGTTACCGGCTGTACGGCATGCGCTTTGCGGATAGTTGCTGCTCCAGCTTCGGATAAACCGAAATAGTTAACTTTTCCTTCCTGTATCAATTCTTTTACTGTACCTGCTACATCTTCGATAGGAACATCCGGATCTACACGATGCTGATAAAATAGATCTATATAATCGGTTTTCAA contains these protein-coding regions:
- a CDS encoding NAD(P)-dependent alcohol dehydrogenase, which gives rise to MDTKQVKAFGTEASIEPLKGMKIERREVDVKDVEIEILYCGICHSDLHSVHNDWGGTLYPVVPGHEIVGRVKKVGEGVSKFKVGDLAGVGCIVDSCRECDHCHEGEEQFCDNGWTVVFNSPDKKHGGITYGGFSESIVVDENYVVHIPENLDLPSAAPILCAGITVYSPLKHWKTGPGKNVGIIGIGGLGHMAIKIAKAMGAEVTVFTTSQAKAEDAKRLGADEVVLSTDKEQMKNCPKQDMILDTVSASHDVNEYINLLKVDGSLVLVGLPNAPLEIGAFNVVNGRKSFSGSNIGGIAETQEVINFCAEHNIKADIEMISIDEVNTAFERLEKGDVKYRFVIDMSSLAQAN
- a CDS encoding NAD(P)H-binding protein yields the protein MPKILIIGATGSLARPVIQALKKDKFNTITLFARNPEKLSVKETENCTLIKGDAMNYPDIEKAMIGQDIVYVNLSGDLEAMINNCIRAMKASGVYRIVAVSSIGIYDQPLKSILLPYRILTDLIESSGLKYTILRPNWFTNEDEINYQITRKGEPETGNALSRKSIADFISRIINDPGLYVNENLGISKPD
- a CDS encoding carboxymuconolactone decarboxylase family protein, coding for MSKNKKKINITSQAIINYEELWPGYESDMLQTDPELAEIVANFAFDEILEHDKLGTKKRVLMILASTLGTNSPTEFKHFVHAALNTDTQPAEIKEILYQAVPYLGISKIIEYIYITNTIFEELEIPLPLEKRAETVSENRFEKGLALQKKIFGATIEKMYENSPADLLHIQRFLSSNCFGDFVSRGGLDLKTREMATFTFLLAMGGTENQMKGHILGNVEVGNDRAVLISLITQLIPYIGYPRALNAISCLNEILPPK
- a CDS encoding aldo/keto reductase, which codes for MKTRKLGANGPEVSSLGLGCMGLSFGYGPATNQSEAVKLLQTAFHSGITFFDTAEAYGPYKNEELLGEALQPYRSQIVLATKFGFKEGRPDKGLDSRPETIRAVAEASLKRLKTDYIDLFYQHRVDPDVPIEDVAGTVKELIQEGKVNYFGLSEAGAATIRKAHAVQPVTALQSEYSLWWREPEEEIIPLLEELGIGFVPFSPLGKGFLTGAISESTQFDPTDFRNKVPRFSEENRKANQAMVNLLKSMGEEKNATPAQIALGWLLAQKPWIVPIPGTTKIHRLEENIEAVSVQLSTGDVQKIEEAASKISVAGARYPENLQKIVGK
- a CDS encoding putative quinol monooxygenase — encoded protein: MKTILLIISVIMGSLGYSQNNDHPILRISELEIYPEYLSQYKIILKEESAASVKLEKGVISIFPLYMKEDSTQFRILEIYANKAEYEKHLKTEHFIKYKTSTLKMVKSLKLVDMYALDETMMNILFKKYPYQN
- a CDS encoding aldo/keto reductase codes for the protein MKTIQLNNGIEMPMLGLGVYQIPEYEQCKNTVLDALQTGYRSIDTAAAYHNEEAVGQAIKESGIERNQLFLTTKLWISHTGYEKTKEAFEESINKLQTDYLDLYLIHQPYGDVHGSWRAMEELYKSGKIKAIGVSNFHPDRVMDIIVNHTVVPAVNQIETHPFYQRISDQEFLKENGIQIESWASFAEGRNDMFTQPVLVKIANKYNKSVAQVVLRWLIQREVVVIPKSVKKERLKENIQLFDFELSGEDMEAIKTMDTHKSLFFDHRDPAMIKWFSTMIKKN